In Aegilops tauschii subsp. strangulata cultivar AL8/78 chromosome 3, Aet v6.0, whole genome shotgun sequence, one genomic interval encodes:
- the LOC141042734 gene encoding uncharacterized protein, producing MAGRKALEAGLLKRICDGTSVNIWTDQWLPGKQFLQPSVQIGSATLHTVSDLVDTENWSWKVDLIRSNFTPPDADAILNLPLRQGGGDDFWVWAHERSGSYTVKSTYRALMTRNEHLALEEGAITETSENDKQLWTQLWELKVLPKVRVFW from the coding sequence ATGGCTGGGAGGAAGGCACTAGAAGCTGGCTTATTAAAGAGAATTTGTGACGGCACTTCTGTGAATATTTGGACTGATCAGTGGCTCCCTGGGAAGCAATTTCTGCAGCCATCAGTTCAGATTGGGAGTGCCACCCTCCACACAGTTTCAGACCTAGTTGACACTGAGAACTGGAGTTGGAAAGTTGATCTCATTCGGAGTAATTTCACACCGCCAGATGCTGATGCAATTTTAAATTTACCACTCAGGCAAGGTGGTGGTGACGACTTCTGGGTGTGGGCTCATGAGAGGTCAGGGTCCTATACTGTAAAATCCACGTATCGTGCTCTAATGACTCGCAACGAGCATTTAGCTCTAGAGGAAGGGGCGATCACTGAAACTTCAGAGAATGACAAACAGCTATGGACTCAACTCTGGGAGCTCAAAGTGCTACCCAAGGTCCGTGTCTTCTGGTAG